Part of the Verrucomicrobiia bacterium genome is shown below.
CCGGGCGGACGGATGCCGGTGCGCACGCCAAGGGCCAAGTGGCGCATTTCGATGCCGCCCAGTCGCCAAACGGCATCAACTGGACCAAAGCCATAAACTCGGTTTTGCCGGAAGATGTCGTCGTGCGGGAGGTGGCAGAAGTAAAGTCCGACTTCAATGCCCGTTTTGCCGCCAAAAACCGCAGCTATCAGTATCGCATTCATCTCGGCCCGACGGCCTTGGAGCGCGCTCACTGCTGGACGGTTTTTTACGATCTAAATTTTTCTTTATTGGAGCAGTGTGCCGCTTCTCTGCCGGGTCAACACGATTTTTCCGCTTTCTGTTCTGAAGAGGAACGGGACAAGCGGGAGGCCATAGTTTTCGAAGCCGCATGGAAAAAAGAAGGGGATTTTCTTTGCTTTGACATCACGGCCAGCCGTTTTTTGCGCGGCATGGTGCGGATGTTGGTCGGCACGATGGTGGAGGTCGGCCGCGGATTTATGAGTTTGGAGCAATTTCAGAGATTGCTGCAAAACTCGTATGGAAAAAAGGGCGGGCCTTTGGCCCCGGCCGCCGGGCTTTTTTTAATGCGCGTGGAGTATTAATTTTGATAAAGGAGAGCAAATGAAGCTTTTTCTGGATACCGCCAACGTTGACGAAATCAGGGCCATAAACGACATCGGCGTTCTGGATGGCGTCACCACCAACCCGTCGCTGGTGGCCAAGGAGCGAGCCGATTTCCGTGGAATTTTGAAGGAGATTTGCGGGATGGTCAAAGGTCCGGTTTCCGCCGAGGTGGTGGCCACCGATTACGAGGGAATGATTAAAGAAGGCACGGAACTGGCCAAGGTGGCCGACAACATCGTAGTCAAAGTGCCGCTTTTGAAAGAAGGGGTCAAGGCGGTCGGCAGGTTTACCTCGCTGGGAATCAAAACCAACGTCACTTTGATTTTCTCCCCTTTGCAGGCGCTCTTGGCCGCCAAAAATGGCGCCTCCTACGTTTCCCCCTTCGTCGGCCGGCTGGATGACGTTTCCCACGAAGGGTTGCAGTTGGTGGAGGAAATCATCACTATTTTCGACCAGTATGAGTACAAAACGGAGGTCTTGGTCGCTTCCGTCCGCCATCCCCTGCATTTGGTGGATGCGGCCATGCTGGGGGCGGACGTGGCCACGATGCCCTTCAAGGTTTTCGACCAGATTTTCCGCCATCCTTTGACCGACGTCGGCCTGAAAACCTTTTTGGCCGACTGGGAGAAGGGGAAGAAGCAGATTTGAAATGGCCAAGGATGGCTGGCCCTTTGTTTTGCCTTTTGCAACCCTGGCGATTTTATCCTTCGCCGCCGCCTTCAAAACGGGCCGTCCCTGGCTCTGGTTTTTAAGCTTTCTTTTACTTTTTTTGACGCTCTTTTTTGCCTATTTTTTCCGCGACCCGGAAAGAAAAATACCATCCGATGATAACCTGATTCTTTCTCCGGCGGATGGCAGGATTGTCGCCGTTGAACCCGCCAACGAGCCGCTTTTTTTGAAAAGTCAGGCCCAAAAAATTTCGATTTTCCTTTCCCCTTTGGATGTGCACATCAACCGCATCCCAGTATCAGGCAAGGTGGACTATTTCTCCTATTTGCCCGGCAAGTTTTTAGCGGCCTACAAAGACAAGGCCTCAACGGATAACGAGCAGACCGTAATTGGCATTTCGTCATCTAATGGCAAAATCTTGTTTAAACAGATAGCCGGTATTTTGGCCCGCCGGATTGTCTGCCGTTTGAAATTGGGGCAGGAGGTCAAAGCCGGGGAAAAATTCGGAATGATTCGCTTCGGCTCGCGGGTGGATATTTTCCTGCCAGAGGGACTGGAGTTGAAAGTGCAAAAGGGCGATAAAGTAACGGGAGGGGAAACGATAATGGCCGTTGCTAAAACTTTAACCTCAAAGCCCGAAGTTCAAACGCCAATGGGAGCCAAAAAGTAATGCCCAACATCCGCCCTATTTTTCCCGGCGCTTTTACGATGGGGAATCTGCTTTTTGGGTTCCTCGCCGTTTTGTCCGCCTTCGACGGCGAGGCCTTGCAGGCCGCCTGGTTCGTGCTGGTGGCCGCTTTTTTGGACGGGCTGGATGGCACCGTGGCCCGCATTTCCAAGGCCACCTCCAAAATTGGCATTGAACTCGATTCCCTGGCCGATTTGATGTCCTTCGGCCTGGCCCCCGCTTTGATTTTCTATTCCTTCAAGCTTTTTGAGTTCGGCAAATGGGGGTTCGTCATCGGCTTTATCTATGTGATGTGCGGCGCGTTCCGCTTGGCCCGCTTTAACGTGCAGGTGAAATCGGAGGAAAAGCGGTACTTCACCGGCCTGCCGATACCGATGGCCGGCTCCACTCTGGCCGCCTACACCATTTTCTGCTACCAGATTTGGGGGGAACTGCGCTCCAGCGAGATAGTGATCACGATGATGGTGGTCTTTTCCGCCCTGATGGTTTCCACCGTGGAATACGAGGGGAAACCCCGCGGCTTCCGCACCTTGGCCGACCGGGTCAAGTGGCTTTCGATCTTCGTCGGCTCGGTTTTGGTCATCATCGAGCCGCGTTTGACCATTTTCCCCATCTGCGCCGGTTACATTCTCTTCGGCATCGGGCGGGAAATTTACCGTCTTTTCAAATCCGGCCAGGTGGCCCGTATCGCCCAGAAGGAAATCACCTTCCGCTCCCGAATAAAAGATGAGTGGAAGCCGCCGGATATGAAGTTTAAAGAGTAAAGAAGAGAACTTTAATTTCTTAGGTCTTTACTGTATAAATCTGCTTCCAAGCTCTATTTCCATTCCAACGGTCGGAAATAATCTCGTCTTTTTTGCCCAATAAGCAGTGACACCCCTCAAATTTAAGGCCAATTGCTTTCCAAATAGACGTATCCTCTTTGCAAAGGGCTACACTAATTTTTCTTTTGTCCAATCGGTCAACCGCAAATTTGAACATTTCGACTTGTGTTTCAAAGGGTAGTCGATATTTGAATCCGCTTGGATCCTTTTCAGAAAGCTTATCAAATATCGAGGCGTCCCGCCCATTACGAGCGGTGTGTGCCTGTAGGGTGTTAGAAGCCCGTAAAGCTCCAATTGTTACCATTTCCGGCCCAATCGAGTTTATTTGGTCAAGGGCCCAAGCATAACCCAATTTCCAATCATCGTAAGGCACCATCGGGTCCAACCGAAAGCGCACCGGCCAGCCCAGTTGTTTCATCTCCCATGCTGCCTGAAAACGTTTGGAGGGCGGTGGCGTACCGATTTCCCACTTTCTTCCCATTTCTTCCGAATTTACCGACCACGAAAACACGACCCTATCCGTAGGCGGTAGCTTTTTGGCAAATTGGGTCATTACCGATTTGGTGAGAAAAATCAGCCGGTGACGTTTTTGTTGAGCAAAAAGAGGGATGAGCATTTCGGTTATAGATTGACCGGCATATTTCTTGTAAACTCCATCAAAAACCAAACCGTCCTGTAATTCACCAATCAAAAGCATCCTCGGAGTGGGCCATTCCAGCCACTTTTCCACTTCTTCAATCATCTGTTTCCAATTTGAAAAGATTGTCCCCATCAAATTGTAGTGACCGAAAACAAACGATGGAACCGCCTGCAAGAAGCAGTAGGAACACCGATACACGCACCCCGCCGCCACCACCAATTCCCAGAATTTGAAGCAAACAATTCCAGAATCTTCGTCTGGTCCTGTAAATTGTTTTATAAAAGAACCTCGGTGGACAGCGGGCATTTGGTGATAACCACTGCCATTTGTTGAACGAATTTCTTGAGTCTTCATACGTGTGGAAGAATATATACTAAATCATTCTTTTGAAGACCATCCTTTTTAGAAAATACCCTTTCTATTTTTACTAATGGTGGTGACTCTCTTTCGAGTTTCTTTAAAACTGCCCTATAGTGCTTTTCAATAAACGGTATTTCCCACGTTTCTTCGCGGATTTCGTCAAAGGTCATTTTCTTATCAGAAAAGTTCTTCAACAGGTAGTCACGCAACTCATACTCGGTTGGTGAACTTGAAAACAAAATTCCCTGAGCCGAGCCGCCATAGTCAAAAAGCCCTTCTTCATCGCCAAGCCGCCACATTACTTCCTTCATGAGTAGGGCAGCTTTTACATGATTCGAGGCGTGTATTAAATAATATTTAGTTCTGTTCCCCCTAATTTTGTCCTCTACATCAAAACGTATTCTAAAATGAAGTTTAAACCTTGCTTGTAGCTTACCCTTAAAATATTCTAACATGCCAATTTCACGTTGAATTCCTCTATACCTTATAAATTCCTGCTTTTGCCATTCTTCGTCCCCAAACATTTTATTAAGCCGATCCTTCACTTTAGGATTATTAATATCCATATTGATTCTAAAAAACATAAAATTAATGAGTGCTTCCGTGTATTTTTGACTTAGGATTTGGTTAAGAATTGGAATTGTTAGAGGATGACCATAAGGATCAACCATAAAAAAAGTAGGAGCCAAATTTTTAAATACATTCAATAAATTAGGAATTAGGTCGGTACTATCACCAGGTTGAATATCTACAGTAAGATTTTTGGGATAAGGGTGCAGAGTCTTTAAAGCCTTTTGCAATAAAGTGAATTGCTTCGCATTATTTTCCACCAAGCCGACAGTCATTTCCTTGCCTGGATATTTTCTTAAGAATTCTTTGGCTGTTTGAACCACAATAAGAGGAGAACCCTGTTCTTTTTTCCCCTTGTATTCATAAAAACCAGGACCAGCGTAGCAATCGATATAATTAATACCATGCCAGAACGGCTGTGAGCCAAGAATTGTCTCCCAAACTGGCAGATATTTCTGCAAAATTGTGAGTTTAATCTTGGAGACCTGTTTTAGATGCTCAAGACTTTCCATCTCCTCATTCTTTGCAGTCACTTGCCCCTCCTGAGTCAAAGTCGTTGCCTCAAAACTTCCTCCAC
Proteins encoded:
- a CDS encoding three-Cys-motif partner protein TcmP, with the translated sequence MTAKNEEMESLEHLKQVSKIKLTILQKYLPVWETILGSQPFWHGINYIDCYAGPGFYEYKGKKEQGSPLIVVQTAKEFLRKYPGKEMTVGLVENNAKQFTLLQKALKTLHPYPKNLTVDIQPGDSTDLIPNLLNVFKNLAPTFFMVDPYGHPLTIPILNQILSQKYTEALINFMFFRINMDINNPKVKDRLNKMFGDEEWQKQEFIRYRGIQREIGMLEYFKGKLQARFKLHFRIRFDVEDKIRGNRTKYYLIHASNHVKAALLMKEVMWRLGDEEGLFDYGGSAQGILFSSSPTEYELRDYLLKNFSDKKMTFDEIREETWEIPFIEKHYRAVLKKLERESPPLVKIERVFSKKDGLQKNDLVYILPHV
- a CDS encoding phosphatidylserine decarboxylase family protein produces the protein MAKDGWPFVLPFATLAILSFAAAFKTGRPWLWFLSFLLLFLTLFFAYFFRDPERKIPSDDNLILSPADGRIVAVEPANEPLFLKSQAQKISIFLSPLDVHINRIPVSGKVDYFSYLPGKFLAAYKDKASTDNEQTVIGISSSNGKILFKQIAGILARRIVCRLKLGQEVKAGEKFGMIRFGSRVDIFLPEGLELKVQKGDKVTGGETIMAVAKTLTSKPEVQTPMGAKK
- the fsa gene encoding fructose-6-phosphate aldolase, giving the protein MKLFLDTANVDEIRAINDIGVLDGVTTNPSLVAKERADFRGILKEICGMVKGPVSAEVVATDYEGMIKEGTELAKVADNIVVKVPLLKEGVKAVGRFTSLGIKTNVTLIFSPLQALLAAKNGASYVSPFVGRLDDVSHEGLQLVEEIITIFDQYEYKTEVLVASVRHPLHLVDAAMLGADVATMPFKVFDQIFRHPLTDVGLKTFLADWEKGKKQI
- the truA gene encoding tRNA pseudouridine(38-40) synthase TruA translates to MLIEYDGTAFAGWQLQPRERTVQGELEKALQTILQEEIRVTGAGRTDAGAHAKGQVAHFDAAQSPNGINWTKAINSVLPEDVVVREVAEVKSDFNARFAAKNRSYQYRIHLGPTALERAHCWTVFYDLNFSLLEQCAASLPGQHDFSAFCSEEERDKREAIVFEAAWKKEGDFLCFDITASRFLRGMVRMLVGTMVEVGRGFMSLEQFQRLLQNSYGKKGGPLAPAAGLFLMRVEY
- the pssA gene encoding CDP-diacylglycerol--serine O-phosphatidyltransferase, with translation MPNIRPIFPGAFTMGNLLFGFLAVLSAFDGEALQAAWFVLVAAFLDGLDGTVARISKATSKIGIELDSLADLMSFGLAPALIFYSFKLFEFGKWGFVIGFIYVMCGAFRLARFNVQVKSEEKRYFTGLPIPMAGSTLAAYTIFCYQIWGELRSSEIVITMMVVFSALMVSTVEYEGKPRGFRTLADRVKWLSIFVGSVLVIIEPRLTIFPICAGYILFGIGREIYRLFKSGQVARIAQKEITFRSRIKDEWKPPDMKFKE